One genomic segment of Photobacterium sp. DA100 includes these proteins:
- a CDS encoding glycine C-acetyltransferase — MSAAFYDQIKQQIEEVKAEGLYKSERVITSQQQAAVKISSGEEVLNFCANNYLGLANHPELIKAGQEGMEKHGFGMASVRFICGTQDIHKELEQKLSEFLGKEDTILYTSCFDANAGLFETILDKEDAIISDALNHASIIDGVRLCKAMRFRYSNNNMEELEQQLIAADEAGARHKLIVTDGVFSMDGVVANLPAICDLADKYNALVMVDDSHAVGFMGKTGAGTHEFHDVVDRIDIITGTLGKAMGGASGGYTSGKKEVIDWLRQRSRPYLFSNSVAPAIVNASIRVIDLLKESGDLRDRLWSNAEHFRTRMEAAGFTMGGADHAIIPIMLGDAKVAAEFAERALAKGIYVIGFSFPVVPKGQARIRTQMSAAHTPEQLDKAIDAFIEVGKDMGII, encoded by the coding sequence ATGTCTGCCGCATTCTATGATCAAATCAAACAGCAAATAGAAGAAGTAAAAGCTGAGGGTCTATACAAATCTGAGCGTGTAATTACTTCTCAGCAACAAGCTGCTGTTAAAATTAGTTCGGGCGAAGAAGTTCTTAACTTCTGTGCCAACAACTACCTAGGCCTTGCCAACCACCCTGAATTGATCAAAGCAGGTCAAGAAGGTATGGAAAAACACGGCTTCGGTATGGCATCTGTTCGCTTTATCTGTGGTACGCAAGACATCCACAAAGAACTAGAGCAGAAACTATCTGAATTCTTGGGTAAAGAAGACACGATTCTTTACACTTCATGCTTTGATGCAAACGCGGGTCTTTTCGAAACTATTCTAGACAAAGAAGATGCAATCATCTCTGATGCATTGAATCACGCTTCTATCATTGACGGTGTTCGCCTATGTAAAGCAATGCGCTTCCGTTACTCGAACAACAACATGGAAGAGCTTGAGCAGCAGCTGATTGCTGCAGATGAAGCCGGTGCTCGTCACAAGCTTATCGTGACTGACGGTGTATTCTCAATGGACGGTGTGGTTGCTAACCTGCCAGCAATCTGCGACCTTGCTGATAAGTACAATGCACTCGTGATGGTTGATGACTCTCACGCTGTCGGCTTCATGGGTAAAACCGGTGCCGGTACACACGAGTTCCATGATGTAGTTGACCGTATCGACATCATCACCGGTACCCTAGGTAAAGCAATGGGTGGCGCTTCCGGCGGCTACACATCAGGTAAGAAAGAAGTGATCGACTGGCTACGTCAGCGCTCGCGTCCATACCTATTCTCTAACTCTGTTGCCCCGGCTATCGTTAACGCGTCTATCCGTGTTATTGACCTGCTTAAAGAAAGCGGCGACCTGCGCGACCGCCTATGGTCAAACGCAGAGCACTTCCGTACCCGTATGGAAGCAGCAGGCTTTACAATGGGCGGTGCGGATCACGCGATTATCCCAATCATGCTGGGTGATGCGAAAGTGGCGGCTGAGTTTGCTGAACGTGCGCTAGCGAAGGGCATCTATGTCATTGGCTTCTCTTTCCCTGTTGTCCCGAAAGGCCAAGCACGTATCCGTACCCAAATGTCAGCGGCTCACACACCGGAGCAGCTAGACAAAGCGATCGATGCCTTCATCGAAGTGGGCAAGGACATGGGCATTATTTAA